One window of Mesorhizobium loti R88b genomic DNA carries:
- a CDS encoding MFS transporter has product MIAAGSGNSQAGMQWAAITGVIATVSVFAIAQGLSYPLLNFILQRQDVSPAMIGLSAAMTPIGFIVSSPLIPALARRFGAGRAALTCAALSAIVLALIGWTQNVYLWFPLRFLIGVVTNPLYVLSEIWVIALAPPARRGRIMGVYSTIISAGFAAGPLCLLAVGTQGWPPFLVGICAFVLCGICLASVLSRLPKVDEAGHQVSVLGFVPMAWLLLFAVIVAAGFEQGALALLPVYGTHHGIAEVRMSALLSVMIAGNIAMQVPLGLLAERLSARLVRLACVALTVLGCGLLPLLIETPLIWPMIFVWGAVSYGIYTMSIIELGQRFTGSTLVAGNAAFSLMWGVGGIAVPPLAGTAMDMLGAKGLPITLGVMCLILAIASVFGSRSA; this is encoded by the coding sequence ATGATTGCGGCCGGTTCGGGCAACAGCCAGGCAGGGATGCAATGGGCCGCCATTACCGGCGTGATCGCCACCGTCTCGGTCTTCGCGATCGCGCAGGGGCTGTCCTATCCGCTGTTGAACTTCATCCTGCAACGCCAGGACGTTTCGCCAGCGATGATCGGCCTGTCGGCGGCGATGACACCGATCGGTTTCATCGTTTCGTCGCCGCTCATTCCAGCGCTGGCGCGACGGTTCGGGGCAGGGCGCGCGGCGCTCACCTGTGCCGCACTCTCGGCAATCGTGCTGGCGCTGATCGGCTGGACGCAGAATGTCTACCTCTGGTTTCCGCTGCGCTTCCTGATCGGCGTGGTGACCAATCCGCTCTATGTCTTAAGCGAAATCTGGGTGATCGCTCTGGCGCCGCCGGCACGGCGCGGGCGCATCATGGGCGTCTATTCGACGATCATCTCGGCCGGCTTCGCCGCCGGACCGCTTTGCCTGCTTGCCGTGGGCACGCAGGGATGGCCGCCCTTTCTCGTCGGCATTTGCGCCTTCGTCCTGTGCGGCATCTGCCTGGCGTCGGTGCTGTCGCGCCTACCGAAGGTGGACGAGGCCGGTCACCAGGTTTCCGTCCTGGGCTTCGTGCCGATGGCGTGGCTGCTTTTGTTTGCCGTCATCGTGGCCGCGGGCTTCGAACAGGGGGCGCTGGCCTTGCTGCCGGTCTATGGCACCCATCACGGCATTGCGGAGGTCCGCATGTCGGCGCTGCTGTCGGTGATGATCGCCGGCAACATCGCCATGCAGGTGCCGCTTGGGCTGCTGGCGGAGAGGCTTTCCGCGCGTCTGGTGCGACTTGCGTGTGTTGCCTTGACCGTGCTTGGGTGCGGTCTTCTGCCGCTTCTTATCGAGACGCCGCTGATTTGGCCGATGATCTTCGTCTGGGGCGCGGTTTCCTACGGCATCTACACGATGTCGATCATTGAGCTTGGCCAGCGCTTCACCGGCTCGACACTGGTTGCCGGCAACGCCGCCTTCTCGCTGATGTGGGGCGTCGGTGGCATAGCCGTGCCGCCGCTGGCTGGTACCGCCATGGACATGCTGGGCGCAAAGGGCCTGCCGATCACGCTTGGTGTGATGTGCCTGATACTGGCGATTGCGAGTGTTTTTGGCAGCAGATCAGCCTGA
- a CDS encoding prolyl oligopeptidase family serine peptidase: MTKSTSQTPPNSTAEDPFLWLEDRTSKQSLDWVHGQNEITVGQLQGDPSYQASFQTALDLMTAEDNIAVGNAIGGHVYNFWQDKTNALGLWRRTTVASYKTEKPVWETIIDFDQLAAKEGIKWVFSGASRLYPDFSRCLLSMSPDGGDASEMREFDIETKSFIEGGFRAPASKSGFSWLDKDTVIVSAAFEEADKTESGYPRVIKLWKRGTKLEEATPIFEAEKQDLAVGAGVEFDGDKRHLFLARTLNFFASHSFLHLPSGENRRIPLPDDVTDTALFKDQLVFGVRTPWTAPDGTACQPDGLYSLDFAHWIETGSFGAIETLFAPAYRVSIAGIARTQDRLFISLMDNVRGKVIVCQRKDGAWSMKPVALPENGTVGISHAEHFGSSVSFSFTDFLTPSSIIWSDDDGETLATVKSQPARFDAAPLISEQFEARSKDGTMIPYFVVRRRDQKGPVPTLLYGYGGFEVPLLPGYAGVRGRLWLEKGNAYVQACIRGGGEFGPAWHQAALKGNRQNGFDDFAAVAQDVVRRGIATAQSLGIQGGSNGGLLTGVSLTQHPELFGAVIIEVPLLDMLRYTQLPPGASWMAEYGDPSKPEDAAWLSAYSPYQHVEADVAYPSVLLTTSTADDRVHPGHARKMAARLQEAGHEKTLFFEETEGGHGGRGDRRPQAAQTAMKYVFLQRALAAKA; encoded by the coding sequence ATGACCAAGTCGACTTCACAGACCCCGCCAAATTCCACGGCTGAAGATCCCTTCCTGTGGCTGGAAGACCGGACCAGCAAACAGTCGCTCGACTGGGTGCATGGCCAGAACGAGATCACGGTTGGGCAATTGCAGGGCGATCCGTCCTATCAGGCGTCGTTCCAGACGGCGCTCGATTTGATGACGGCCGAGGACAACATTGCCGTCGGCAATGCCATTGGCGGCCACGTCTATAATTTCTGGCAGGACAAGACCAATGCGCTCGGCCTGTGGCGCCGCACGACGGTCGCTTCCTACAAGACCGAGAAGCCGGTGTGGGAAACGATCATCGACTTCGACCAGCTTGCGGCGAAGGAGGGGATCAAATGGGTGTTCAGCGGCGCCAGCCGGCTCTATCCGGACTTCAGCCGCTGCTTGCTGTCGATGTCGCCCGACGGTGGTGATGCCAGCGAGATGCGCGAATTCGACATCGAGACCAAGTCGTTCATTGAAGGCGGGTTTCGTGCCCCGGCCTCGAAGTCGGGTTTCAGCTGGCTGGACAAGGACACGGTCATCGTCTCGGCGGCATTCGAGGAGGCTGACAAGACCGAGTCTGGCTATCCGCGCGTGATCAAGCTCTGGAAGCGCGGCACCAAGCTGGAAGAAGCGACACCGATCTTCGAGGCCGAAAAGCAGGATCTCGCCGTGGGAGCGGGCGTCGAGTTCGACGGCGACAAGCGCCATCTGTTCCTGGCGCGAACGCTCAATTTCTTCGCATCGCATAGCTTCCTGCATCTCCCGTCGGGTGAAAACAGGCGCATCCCGCTGCCTGACGACGTCACCGATACGGCGCTTTTCAAGGACCAACTGGTGTTCGGGGTGCGCACGCCCTGGACAGCGCCGGACGGTACGGCGTGCCAGCCGGACGGGCTCTATTCGCTCGATTTCGCGCACTGGATCGAAACAGGCAGTTTTGGCGCCATCGAAACCCTGTTCGCGCCGGCGTATCGCGTGTCGATCGCTGGCATTGCCCGCACGCAGGACCGGCTGTTCATCAGCCTGATGGACAATGTGCGCGGCAAGGTCATTGTCTGCCAGCGCAAGGACGGCGCCTGGTCGATGAAACCGGTAGCGTTGCCTGAAAACGGCACTGTCGGTATCAGCCATGCCGAGCACTTTGGTTCCAGCGTGTCGTTCTCCTTCACAGATTTCCTGACGCCGAGCTCTATCATCTGGTCGGATGATGATGGCGAGACACTCGCCACCGTGAAGTCGCAGCCGGCGCGTTTCGATGCCGCGCCGCTGATCTCCGAGCAGTTCGAGGCACGCTCGAAGGACGGGACGATGATCCCTTATTTCGTCGTCAGGCGACGCGATCAGAAGGGGCCGGTGCCGACGCTGCTCTATGGCTATGGCGGCTTCGAAGTGCCGCTGCTGCCCGGCTATGCCGGCGTGCGCGGCAGGCTGTGGCTGGAGAAGGGCAATGCCTATGTGCAGGCCTGTATCCGCGGCGGCGGCGAGTTCGGCCCGGCCTGGCATCAGGCGGCGTTGAAAGGCAATCGCCAGAACGGTTTTGACGATTTTGCCGCGGTGGCGCAGGACGTCGTCAGGCGCGGCATTGCCACGGCTCAATCGCTCGGCATCCAGGGCGGCTCGAATGGCGGTCTGCTGACCGGCGTTTCCCTGACGCAGCATCCGGAGCTTTTCGGCGCCGTCATCATCGAGGTGCCGCTGCTCGACATGCTGCGCTACACGCAATTGCCGCCCGGCGCGTCGTGGATGGCCGAATATGGCGATCCGTCAAAGCCGGAAGACGCCGCGTGGCTTTCCGCTTATTCGCCCTATCAGCATGTCGAGGCTGATGTCGCCTATCCATCGGTGCTGCTGACAACGTCGACCGCCGATGACCGGGTCCATCCCGGCCATGCGCGCAAGATGGCGGCCCGCTTGCAGGAGGCGGGGCATGAAAAGACGCTGTTCTTCGAGGAGACGGAAGGCGGACATGGCGGCCGCGGCGACCGTCGCCCGCAAGCGGCGCAGACGGCGATGAAGTATGTGTTCCTGCAGCGGGCGCTGGCCGCCAAGGCATAG
- a CDS encoding capsid protein, with product MAPATTFVCTFGVAVTPSPRTLRAELLRLCARIGYSPPACL from the coding sequence ATGGCTCCTGCTACGACCTTTGTCTGCACGTTCGGGGTCGCGGTGACACCGTCACCGCGCACGCTGCGCGCGGAGCTTTTGCGGCTGTGCGCCCGCATCGGCTATTCGCCACCTGCCTGCCTCTGA